One window of the Agrobacterium larrymoorei genome contains the following:
- a CDS encoding ABC transporter substrate-binding protein encodes MPHVTASLKLKVTPLSKRLMMSLMVATLWAGAADAQIKVGVVTSSTGPIALVGIPQKNTVPLLPKSAAGQTIEYIPLDDGSDPTAAVSAFKKLIEEQKVDAIIGPSGSPSAMGVIAFAAESGVPMLAPVGTAAVILPMDDKKKWVFKTTQNDDLVARALVANMVKAGVKTVGFIGTADAFGDNWQKVFTAEAGKFGIKVVAAERFQRQDTSLTAQSLKILASAPEAVLIAAPGSSSVLPQTTLYDQGYRGKIYQTHGAALPDFLKLGGKKVEGTILAASLMLVLDEMPDSNPSKKVAVDYVAAYEKLYGSKPATFGANVLDAGLLLERAIPVALKSGEPGTPGFRVALRDALENVKELPGAQGIYNMTPADHSGFDERGLEMITVKNGNWALLK; translated from the coding sequence ATGCCACACGTCACTGCCTCCTTAAAGCTAAAAGTCACCCCCCTGTCGAAACGCCTGATGATGTCGTTGATGGTCGCTACCCTCTGGGCTGGCGCCGCAGACGCCCAGATCAAAGTCGGCGTTGTCACATCCTCCACCGGGCCGATCGCGCTGGTCGGTATCCCGCAGAAGAACACTGTTCCTCTACTGCCCAAATCTGCGGCAGGCCAAACCATCGAATATATCCCGCTTGATGACGGTAGTGATCCGACGGCCGCCGTATCCGCCTTCAAGAAGTTGATCGAAGAGCAGAAAGTCGATGCGATCATCGGCCCTTCTGGTTCGCCCAGTGCCATGGGCGTCATCGCATTCGCAGCCGAGTCCGGCGTCCCGATGCTGGCGCCTGTCGGAACGGCCGCGGTCATCCTGCCAATGGATGACAAGAAGAAGTGGGTCTTCAAAACCACTCAGAACGACGATCTCGTGGCTAGGGCGCTGGTGGCGAACATGGTCAAGGCCGGCGTAAAAACGGTCGGGTTCATCGGCACCGCCGACGCGTTTGGAGACAACTGGCAGAAGGTCTTTACCGCCGAAGCCGGAAAGTTTGGCATAAAGGTCGTCGCTGCGGAGCGTTTCCAGCGCCAAGATACTTCACTTACCGCGCAGAGCCTGAAAATTCTCGCATCAGCTCCCGAGGCGGTTCTGATCGCGGCACCGGGCAGTTCATCAGTCCTGCCACAGACAACCCTCTACGATCAGGGTTATCGCGGCAAAATCTATCAGACCCACGGTGCGGCACTTCCCGATTTTCTCAAGCTGGGCGGCAAGAAGGTGGAAGGTACGATCCTGGCGGCCAGTCTCATGCTGGTCCTAGATGAAATGCCGGACTCCAATCCTTCAAAAAAGGTCGCGGTCGATTATGTCGCTGCCTATGAAAAGCTCTACGGCTCCAAACCCGCGACCTTCGGCGCCAATGTTCTCGATGCCGGACTGCTTCTCGAACGAGCGATCCCAGTCGCGCTGAAGAGCGGCGAACCGGGAACGCCGGGCTTTCGCGTAGCGCTGCGGGACGCGCTGGAGAATGTGAAGGAATTGCCGGGCGCACAAGGCATTTACAACATGACGCCAGCCGACCACAGCGGTTTCGACGAGCGAGGCCTTGAGATGATCACGGTTAAAAACGGCAACTGGGCACTGTTGAAGTAA
- a CDS encoding branched-chain amino acid ABC transporter permease: MNLVVAILLGQDGLTNGAIYALLALAILLVFSVTRILLIPQGEFVSFSALTMAAMQAGKPVQLGWLLLAFCATAILMDLYTGLRDNGRWLIKPTMICISIYALALTLVTFFLPLASAGAAIQAALTTGLLIAFGPLFYRVVFQPLASAHSLVLLIVSIASHVALVGIGLLMFGPEGMRTEPFTDISLNIGPAMINGQSVAVVVLSLALIGMLYAFFEKTLYGKALRATAVDRLGSQLVGISPALAGQASFTLAALIGALSGILIAPLTTIYYDSGFIIGLKGFAGAIIGGLASYPLAAIGAVVLGLAEAFSTFWASSYKEVIVFTLLLPVLLWRSLAHKRVGDGE; the protein is encoded by the coding sequence GTGAACCTCGTCGTCGCCATACTGCTTGGACAGGACGGGTTGACCAACGGCGCGATCTACGCCCTGTTAGCGCTCGCCATTCTTCTCGTTTTCTCCGTCACCCGCATCCTGCTTATTCCTCAAGGCGAGTTCGTGTCCTTCTCGGCGCTCACGATGGCCGCCATGCAAGCCGGCAAGCCGGTGCAGCTCGGCTGGCTGCTGCTTGCCTTTTGCGCAACCGCCATCCTCATGGATCTCTACACCGGATTGCGGGACAACGGGCGTTGGCTGATCAAGCCCACCATGATCTGCATCTCCATCTACGCGCTCGCCCTGACGCTCGTGACCTTTTTCCTTCCGTTGGCCAGTGCTGGCGCTGCTATTCAGGCAGCCCTCACCACCGGTCTCCTCATTGCGTTCGGCCCGCTTTTCTATCGCGTCGTCTTCCAGCCACTCGCCTCCGCTCATTCGCTGGTGCTTCTCATCGTTTCCATTGCATCCCACGTGGCGCTTGTGGGCATCGGCCTCCTGATGTTCGGCCCCGAAGGAATGCGAACGGAACCCTTTACCGATATAAGCCTCAACATCGGCCCGGCCATGATCAACGGCCAGTCCGTGGCCGTGGTGGTGCTATCGCTGGCGTTGATCGGCATGCTGTACGCCTTCTTTGAAAAGACGCTCTATGGCAAAGCCTTGCGCGCCACCGCCGTCGATCGCCTTGGCTCTCAGCTGGTGGGAATCTCTCCCGCCCTTGCGGGTCAAGCAAGTTTTACGCTAGCGGCGCTAATTGGAGCACTGTCGGGCATATTGATCGCTCCACTGACGACCATCTATTACGACTCCGGCTTCATCATCGGCCTGAAAGGCTTTGCCGGCGCCATCATCGGCGGCCTCGCCAGCTATCCGCTCGCCGCTATCGGCGCGGTGGTTTTGGGTCTCGCCGAGGCATTTTCTACATTCTGGGCCAGCAGTTACAAGGAAGTGATCGTCTTTACTCTGCTGCTGCCCGTTCTTTTATGGCGTTCGCTGGCTCACAAGCGGGTGGGAGACGGCGAATGA